AACAATATCTTTAAAATTGAAACAATGCACCCTAAATCTATAGAAAAACTTGGGGAATAGGATTTAACAGGTGGTTTCTAGGTAAATAATGGCCTAGGCCATTATTTACCTAGAAACCACCTAACTAAAAAAATGAACACATTTCTCCATGTTTAAAATTATTGCCAAAATTATAAGAATTTATGTATATTTCCCTATAATTTTGGCAAACTAAAACTAAAGTATCAAATTTGAAAAATTATTATCTAAATTTAATCTAAATTTTCTTGTCAGATCAGAGTAATCAAACTTACTTAAAGCACAAAATTTATTACAGTCTCTTTTAAAGCAATAGGCATGGAAGGTTTTACTCTGAAGTATTATAAAGAAGTTCTTAAAAGTGAGGATTTTTTATCCTCACTTAAGTTTAGTTTTTATATATCCATGGTATCTTCTGTTCTAGCTGTTATTTTAGGTGTTCTGTTAGCCTATTCTATTGTCCAAAGTAAAAGTAAGAAGAAAATTATGGAGAACATATATAAACTCCCAATAACTGTACCCCACATTGTTGCTGTGTTGCTAGTATATAATATCCTGTCTCAAAGTGGGATATTTCCAAGAATCTTATATAGCATTGGAATAATTGAAGAACAAACCCAATTTCCATCACTAATATACGACAGGTATGGTATAGGAATAATGATAACATATCTATGGAAGGAAATACCCTTTGTAGCAATGGTAGTATATACTGTCCTTAACAATATCAGTGAAAAATTATCGGAAGTAGCTTTAAATTTAGGAGCAAATAAGAGGCAGGTATTCTTCTATGTAATACTTCCTCTTATTTTGCCGTCTGTATTTTCAGCATTTATAATAATATTTGCTTTTTCTTTTGGAGCATATGAGGTTCCATTTTTACTAGGTCCAACTAGTCCCAAGGCATTGCCAATTCAAGCCTATGTGGAATATACAAATCCAAATTTAGTTAATAGGCCTTATGCTATGGTTATAAATATGATATTGACTTTTGTGTCCATAGTTTTAGTTTGGCTTTATTCAAAGGCCTTTGAACGTATTTCTAAATATAACAGGTGATTTTATGAGAAAAAATAGAGGAATTATATTTAAAGGTATAATGTATGGGGTGGTCTTTTTTTTAATAGCTCCACTGATTGTTATTGTAATTTGGAGCTTTACAAAAAACTGGCCTTGGCCTAATATTTTTCCTGATGAGCTAGGTTTTAGGGGATGGAAGTACTTTTTTAGTCCTACTAGTAAATCCGTTAACACACTTCTATATAGCATTTTGCTATCAGGAACAGTTACCTTAGTAACTCTAATTATAACCATACCAGCTTCTAAGGCACTAGCCTTGTATGAGTTTAAAGGAAAGAAAACTGTAGAGATTTTAATACTAGCTCCTTTAATAGTCTCCCCTGTAGCAATAGCAATGGGGGTCCATCAGTTATTTATTAAATTGAGGCTGGCAAATACTTTTATTGGGGTTGTTCTCGTACATCTTATTCCGTGTATCCCCTATGGTGTTCGTATATTAAAAAATGTATTTGAAATAACAGGAGAAAGAATGGAGATGCAGGCAAGAGTATTAGGTGCCACTTATTTTCAGGCTTTTAGATATATTACATTGCCTATTATAGCTCCAGGCATAGTATCAGCAGGTAGTTTAATATTTACTGTATCCTTTAGCCAGTACTTTTTAACCTTCCTAATAGGTGGAGGCAGAGTTATAACCTATCCTATGATCATGATTCCATTTGTTCAAAGTGGCGATAGGATGTTGGCATCCGTATATAGTACAATTTTCATATTATCTTCTCTGGTTTGCCTAAAGTTGATGGATAGGGTTGTAAGTAAATATTACAAAAGTGAAAACCATTTTTTCGTATTTTAAGTTAAGGAGAGTTTAGGTATGCCACAGATAAAGTTAGTAAACATAAGCAAAAAATTTGATAATAAGGCGGTATTAGAAAATATTGATTTAACTGTAGAAGAAGGGGAATTAGTATCTCTTTTAGGCCCTTCTGGATGTGGTAAAACAACTACCCTTAAGATAATAGCAGGACTTTTGGAGCCAGATAATGGAGATATACTCTTTGATAATAGTTCAGTATTAGATATACCAATGGAAAAAAGAGGCGCAGTAATAGTATTCCAAGATTATCTATTATTTCCACATTTAAATGTATATGAGAATATAGAGTTTGGCTTAAAAATGGCAAAGGTAGATAAAATCAAAAGGATGGATAAAGTAAATGAAATGCTAAAATTAGTCCAG
This DNA window, taken from Tepidimicrobium xylanilyticum, encodes the following:
- a CDS encoding ABC transporter permease translates to MVSSVLAVILGVLLAYSIVQSKSKKKIMENIYKLPITVPHIVAVLLVYNILSQSGIFPRILYSIGIIEEQTQFPSLIYDRYGIGIMITYLWKEIPFVAMVVYTVLNNISEKLSEVALNLGANKRQVFFYVILPLILPSVFSAFIIIFAFSFGAYEVPFLLGPTSPKALPIQAYVEYTNPNLVNRPYAMVINMILTFVSIVLVWLYSKAFERISKYNR
- a CDS encoding ABC transporter permease; the protein is MRKNRGIIFKGIMYGVVFFLIAPLIVIVIWSFTKNWPWPNIFPDELGFRGWKYFFSPTSKSVNTLLYSILLSGTVTLVTLIITIPASKALALYEFKGKKTVEILILAPLIVSPVAIAMGVHQLFIKLRLANTFIGVVLVHLIPCIPYGVRILKNVFEITGERMEMQARVLGATYFQAFRYITLPIIAPGIVSAGSLIFTVSFSQYFLTFLIGGGRVITYPMIMIPFVQSGDRMLASVYSTIFILSSLVCLKLMDRVVSKYYKSENHFFVF